A genomic stretch from Kovacikia minuta CCNUW1 includes:
- a CDS encoding phage tail protein — protein MAESIFPEILTNSRFYLEIKLDGSKDSVDGYFMECSGFQTTQAVIEVCEVTPQLWGKNGNSKGRVVRTKLPGNTTYNNLTLKRGLTCSTTLWNWIQSVQNSGWADQRRNGSLVLYNQAAEEQFRLEFKGAWPVSYKISDITAAGSEHEIEEVEVTIEELKRVNVTTNAN, from the coding sequence ATGGCAGAATCCATATTTCCTGAGATCCTGACGAATTCGCGCTTCTACTTAGAAATTAAGCTGGATGGCAGCAAAGATTCGGTAGATGGATATTTCATGGAATGCAGCGGCTTCCAAACAACGCAGGCGGTGATCGAAGTTTGTGAGGTAACCCCTCAACTGTGGGGCAAGAATGGCAACAGTAAAGGACGGGTTGTGCGGACAAAACTCCCCGGTAACACCACCTACAACAACCTGACCTTAAAGCGCGGTTTGACCTGTTCCACCACGCTCTGGAACTGGATTCAATCTGTCCAGAATAGTGGCTGGGCTGACCAGCGTCGCAATGGTTCTCTCGTTTTGTATAATCAGGCTGCGGAAGAACAATTCCGGCTTGAGTTTAAGGGAGCTTGGCCTGTTAGCTACAAGATTTCAGATATCACTGCGGCAGGAAGTGAGCACGAAATTGAAGAAGTTGAAGTGACGATCGAAGAACTAAAGCGGGTGAATGTAACCACTAATGCAAACTGA
- a CDS encoding DUF4255 domain-containing protein, with product MSNYLAIATVTATLQRLLQAAVQVDVDGARVTTVQPGQIGSGTPETGINLFLYQVSRNPALKNTDTVTARMKGNPVKRQTAIDLYYMVSFYGNDTELEPQRLLGSVIRTFNDRPSLTTESIQETIADSSFRFLADSNLADQVQQVTINPVDLTLDDLSKAWSTFFQTAYLLSITYKVTMVTIEGEESLKKALPVRERNFGGSVPFPYQPVVEHVASDLGKLAPIVATTTLHIYGRQLQSHRTQVRINGFEMAPASVTETQIVLPLATLPVDCLRAGIQGLQVIHRIAASGSPGDYRDRLIESNAIPMILRPTIKQVYVTPSGEPHDELRSALLTIRVDVMVGIKQRVVLVMNEWSVDNPSGYQFEANPRSADTDTIAIALRNIKPATYLLRLQIDGAESLLSVDTDPNSPTFNWYSGPKVSIED from the coding sequence GTGAGTAATTACCTGGCAATTGCCACGGTGACAGCAACCCTGCAACGGCTTCTACAGGCGGCAGTGCAGGTCGATGTGGATGGAGCGCGGGTGACAACGGTGCAGCCCGGTCAAATTGGCTCAGGCACGCCCGAAACGGGAATTAACTTGTTTTTGTACCAGGTTTCCCGCAATCCTGCCCTCAAAAATACAGATACAGTGACGGCACGCATGAAAGGTAATCCGGTCAAACGACAGACCGCGATCGACCTTTACTATATGGTCAGCTTTTACGGCAATGACACAGAATTAGAACCCCAGCGATTGCTTGGAAGTGTGATTCGTACCTTCAACGATCGCCCATCGCTCACCACAGAGAGCATCCAGGAAACGATCGCCGATTCCAGCTTTCGATTTTTAGCCGATTCTAATCTGGCGGATCAGGTTCAACAGGTAACCATTAATCCAGTAGATCTGACTTTAGACGATCTCTCAAAAGCCTGGTCTACCTTTTTCCAAACTGCTTATCTGCTTTCCATTACCTACAAAGTGACGATGGTGACAATTGAAGGCGAAGAATCCCTGAAAAAAGCTTTGCCTGTTCGCGAACGCAACTTTGGTGGGTCGGTGCCGTTTCCCTATCAACCTGTGGTTGAACACGTTGCATCCGATCTTGGCAAACTAGCGCCGATCGTGGCAACTACCACACTCCACATTTACGGCAGACAGCTACAGAGCCATAGGACTCAGGTTCGCATTAATGGCTTTGAAATGGCACCTGCTTCTGTGACCGAAACGCAAATTGTCCTGCCGCTGGCGACCCTCCCTGTCGATTGCTTACGCGCTGGCATTCAGGGATTGCAAGTGATTCATCGAATTGCCGCCAGCGGCTCCCCCGGAGACTATCGCGATCGCTTGATCGAATCAAACGCCATCCCGATGATCCTGCGCCCCACCATTAAGCAGGTTTATGTTACTCCTTCCGGCGAGCCGCACGATGAACTGCGTTCTGCCCTGCTGACCATCCGGGTGGATGTCATGGTTGGCATTAAACAGCGCGTTGTCTTAGTTATGAATGAGTGGTCTGTAGATAATCCCAGCGGTTATCAATTTGAAGCCAACCCCCGTTCTGCTGATACTGATACGATCGCGATCGCTCTACGTAACATCAAACCTGCCACCTATCTTCTACGCCTGCAAATTGATGGAGCTGAAAGTCTTCTGAGTGTCGATACCGATCCAAATAGCCCTACGTTTAATTGGTACTCCGGTCCAAAGGTGAGCATTGAGGATTGA
- a CDS encoding phage tail protein, translating to MANNGNKSFGTNYVTANRFYVGLETSTVSASFTECQGLGVTVKYESFHEGGVNDQKRILLGQPEFSEVTLKRGMTDDLVFWNWASQVMKTDSQKAIERRNISILIFNQAGETMQCWTLIGAVPVGWKAPSLSADASSVAIEELTLVYEGMKVAKSGTASATALSGRQNGYFGSE from the coding sequence ATGGCAAATAATGGGAATAAGTCCTTTGGAACGAACTACGTCACCGCTAATCGTTTCTATGTCGGCTTGGAAACATCTACGGTTTCGGCTTCATTTACAGAATGTCAGGGTTTGGGAGTGACGGTGAAATATGAATCGTTTCATGAGGGTGGTGTCAATGATCAAAAGCGGATTCTGTTGGGGCAACCTGAATTTTCAGAAGTGACGCTCAAGCGTGGCATGACCGATGATCTGGTCTTCTGGAATTGGGCCAGCCAGGTGATGAAAACAGACTCACAAAAGGCAATTGAACGACGCAACATTAGCATCCTCATCTTTAATCAGGCTGGTGAAACCATGCAGTGCTGGACACTGATTGGAGCCGTCCCCGTTGGCTGGAAAGCTCCGTCTCTGTCAGCGGATGCCTCCTCAGTTGCGATCGAAGAATTGACCTTAGTGTATGAAGGCATGAAGGTTGCAAAATCAGGCACCGCGTCTGCTACCGCCCTCAGTGGTCGTCAAAACGGATATTTTGGTAGCGAGTAA
- a CDS encoding DUF6760 family protein gives MAGYPSDQLYGEVACIASEFHWSLEEIVNLEHRDRRRWVAEIGKLRQQ, from the coding sequence ATAGCTGGCTACCCCTCAGATCAACTCTATGGGGAGGTAGCCTGCATTGCATCAGAGTTTCACTGGTCGCTGGAGGAAATAGTAAACCTGGAACACCGCGATCGCCGCCGCTGGGTGGCTGAAATTGGTAAATTGCGACAACAATAA
- a CDS encoding phage tail protein has translation MPEFISNAKFYFEADGLSDLLVQKVSGMQMKMTVAGGDAPIGVSKDGKTQTQATIGGVECSEITVQCVATSESKKLLEWYNKCHAEALSGGKAEGRKSRKLGKIAIYDGDGNEKIQYELTDVFPTSYATGDFSAGSGDLLTETVTIGFTYFERKK, from the coding sequence ATGCCAGAATTTATTTCAAACGCCAAGTTTTACTTTGAAGCAGATGGGCTATCTGATTTGCTGGTGCAAAAGGTCAGTGGGATGCAGATGAAAATGACTGTTGCGGGTGGAGATGCGCCGATCGGCGTCAGCAAAGATGGCAAAACGCAGACTCAGGCAACCATTGGAGGTGTGGAGTGTTCTGAAATTACGGTGCAATGTGTAGCAACTTCCGAGTCCAAAAAATTGCTGGAATGGTACAACAAGTGTCATGCAGAAGCGCTTTCTGGTGGTAAAGCGGAGGGTCGAAAAAGCCGTAAACTCGGAAAGATTGCCATTTATGATGGCGACGGCAACGAGAAGATTCAATACGAACTAACTGATGTGTTTCCCACAAGCTACGCAACTGGTGATTTCTCAGCAGGTAGTGGAGATCTCCTAACTGAAACCGTCACGATCGGATTTACCTATTTCGAGCGGAAGAAGTAA
- a CDS encoding phage tail sheath family protein, translating to MALDYFAPGVYVEEVDRGSRPIEGVSMSVGGFVGFTEDVRGDAELFKPMLVTNWSQYLEMFAKPGSDGFTDFNAYLPFAVQGWFLNGGGRCWVVSIGTKLPGAEAPLPEEVGSKLFTPGGKPSLMFNLKLPEEAGGVPALPSANGRIIVSILESEPKPLAEDAPEDSEPPLNSGEFFSVVVRNGNEILERHDHLTMNPNVETAVADYAVTALQASEFVSIADISQSGQALSRRPANGSYEIAPPPYIARREHLARDMQGARNDKTGMQGIFEVDEVAMIACPDLMRVYQDGLMDLDQLHGIMEMMVSLCENSFPGPAYRMAVLDAPPVKPGKNENRAVPPEQQKPQDVFNWLRDFNRRSMFGALYYPWIKVANPRNGGKPILVPPSGHMMGVWCRTDETRGIFKAPANDTPRGVIGLAYETNMREQEMLNPVGINCIRNFANYNRGFKIWGARTLVEPDNVQWRYISVRRLISYVEKSIEIGTQWVVFEPNDQDLWARVSRTVSNFLERLWREGALFGASAAEAFYVKCDAELNTHETMMLGRLYVEVGICPVRPAEFVIFRISQWAPNQ from the coding sequence ATGGCTTTAGACTATTTTGCTCCTGGTGTCTACGTTGAAGAGGTAGACAGGGGCAGTCGCCCCATCGAAGGCGTCAGTATGAGCGTCGGCGGATTTGTCGGGTTTACAGAGGATGTTAGGGGCGATGCAGAATTGTTTAAGCCCATGTTAGTTACCAATTGGAGCCAATACCTGGAAATGTTTGCCAAACCAGGTTCCGATGGTTTTACCGACTTCAATGCCTACCTTCCCTTTGCCGTGCAAGGTTGGTTTCTGAACGGAGGAGGACGCTGTTGGGTCGTCAGTATTGGTACCAAACTGCCAGGAGCAGAAGCCCCCTTGCCGGAAGAAGTTGGGAGTAAACTCTTTACCCCCGGTGGCAAGCCATCCTTAATGTTTAACTTGAAACTGCCGGAAGAAGCGGGAGGGGTTCCAGCCCTGCCCTCTGCCAATGGACGCATTATCGTTAGCATTTTGGAAAGCGAACCCAAGCCCCTTGCTGAAGATGCTCCAGAGGACAGCGAACCTCCCCTCAATTCGGGAGAATTCTTCTCGGTGGTGGTCAGAAATGGGAATGAAATTTTAGAACGGCACGACCATCTGACGATGAATCCGAATGTGGAAACAGCAGTCGCGGATTACGCTGTAACAGCGTTGCAAGCATCAGAATTTGTATCGATCGCCGATATCTCCCAAAGTGGACAAGCGCTTTCTCGTCGTCCTGCCAACGGCTCCTACGAAATTGCACCACCGCCGTATATTGCCCGCCGGGAGCACCTGGCACGGGATATGCAGGGTGCCCGTAATGATAAAACCGGCATGCAGGGCATTTTTGAAGTGGACGAAGTCGCGATGATTGCCTGTCCCGACTTGATGCGGGTGTATCAGGATGGGTTGATGGATCTCGATCAGCTCCACGGGATTATGGAAATGATGGTGAGTCTATGCGAAAACTCCTTCCCTGGCCCTGCTTACCGGATGGCAGTGTTGGATGCGCCTCCGGTCAAACCGGGAAAAAATGAAAACCGGGCAGTCCCTCCCGAACAACAAAAGCCCCAGGATGTGTTTAACTGGTTGCGCGATTTCAATCGTCGATCGATGTTTGGTGCGCTCTATTATCCCTGGATTAAGGTCGCCAATCCGCGCAACGGGGGGAAACCGATTCTAGTGCCACCCTCCGGTCATATGATGGGCGTTTGGTGCCGTACCGATGAAACCCGTGGCATCTTTAAAGCTCCGGCAAACGATACTCCCCGTGGTGTAATCGGGTTGGCGTATGAAACCAACATGCGAGAGCAGGAAATGCTCAATCCGGTTGGCATTAACTGCATCCGTAACTTTGCCAATTACAATCGCGGGTTTAAGATCTGGGGCGCGCGCACTTTGGTTGAACCGGATAATGTGCAATGGCGCTATATTAGCGTTCGTCGTCTAATTAGCTATGTGGAAAAATCCATTGAGATCGGAACTCAGTGGGTTGTGTTTGAACCCAATGATCAGGATCTGTGGGCACGGGTTAGCCGCACCGTCAGCAACTTTTTAGAACGGCTATGGCGAGAAGGTGCGCTGTTTGGAGCGTCCGCAGCAGAAGCTTTTTACGTCAAGTGCGATGCTGAACTCAATACCCATGAAACCATGATGCTCGGTCGGCTGTATGTCGAGGTAGGCATTTGTCCAGTCCGACCAGCGGAATTTGTCATCTTCCGGATTAGCCAATGGGCACCCAACCAATAA
- a CDS encoding phage tail assembly protein — MTEFDFTLPKGLVDTNGEIHRNGMMRLATAKDEIVIQKDPRTQMGDAYSALVMFSRVITRLGTLSTITPDILENLFTPDFSYLQEFYNHINQQGTAEIPVQVSSL; from the coding sequence ATGACAGAATTTGATTTCACCCTCCCTAAGGGATTGGTAGATACAAATGGTGAGATTCACCGCAATGGGATGATGCGGCTGGCAACAGCAAAGGATGAAATTGTGATTCAAAAAGATCCTCGCACTCAGATGGGTGATGCCTACAGTGCATTGGTGATGTTTTCACGGGTGATTACCCGATTGGGAACTCTATCTACGATCACTCCCGATATATTAGAAAATTTATTTACACCTGATTTTAGCTACCTGCAAGAGTTTTACAACCACATTAACCAACAGGGAACGGCTGAAATCCCTGTCCAAGTGTCCAGTTTGTAA
- a CDS encoding phage tail protein, with amino-acid sequence MAELKPIAASNFYFEIDGMTDMQFSKVGGVKFAAKVKGQDKPLMSTKGGKTVRQINSAGFEGLFTMDVTTLMSGDSDSTSAKMYAWFKKCLPAAEKGEGKWLDSKKTGSVTAYDTDGNEVMRWDLKEAWPSAYKVGDLDVNGSDYIEETYTLTCENMNRVK; translated from the coding sequence ATGGCTGAATTAAAACCGATCGCAGCGAGTAATTTTTACTTTGAAATTGATGGCATGACTGACATGCAATTTAGCAAAGTTGGTGGTGTCAAATTTGCTGCCAAAGTCAAAGGACAAGATAAACCGTTGATGTCTACCAAAGGTGGAAAAACCGTCCGCCAAATTAACTCGGCAGGCTTTGAAGGACTGTTTACGATGGACGTGACCACGCTCATGAGCGGGGACAGTGATAGTACCAGTGCAAAGATGTATGCCTGGTTTAAGAAATGTCTACCTGCGGCTGAAAAAGGAGAAGGCAAATGGTTAGACAGCAAAAAAACGGGATCGGTTACCGCCTATGACACGGATGGAAATGAGGTTATGCGCTGGGATCTTAAAGAAGCTTGGCCCTCTGCCTATAAAGTTGGAGATTTGGATGTAAACGGCAGCGACTACATTGAGGAAACCTATACCCTCACCTGTGAAAACATGAATCGGGTTAAGTAG